The Natrinema sp. HArc-T2 genome has a segment encoding these proteins:
- the pdxT gene encoding pyridoxal 5'-phosphate synthase glutaminase subunit PdxT gives MSLTAGVVAVQGDVEEHAAAIERAATAHGHEVTVHEIRDAGVVPDCDLLAMPGGESTTISRLLHSDGIAPEIEAHVAAGKPLLATCAGLIVASSDAGDDRVDELGLLDASVERNAFGRQKDSFEAPLEVSGLEDPYPAVFIRAPAIDSVGDAEVLATWDGRPVAVRDGPVVGTAFHPELTPDSRIHGLAFFENEAAAVPRLEESA, from the coding sequence ATGTCACTGACTGCTGGCGTCGTCGCAGTCCAGGGCGACGTCGAAGAACACGCCGCGGCCATCGAACGCGCCGCCACGGCCCACGGCCACGAGGTCACCGTCCACGAGATCCGTGATGCAGGAGTCGTCCCCGACTGTGACCTATTAGCGATGCCAGGCGGGGAATCGACGACCATCTCCCGGCTGCTCCACAGCGACGGCATTGCCCCCGAAATCGAGGCACACGTCGCCGCCGGGAAACCGCTGCTTGCGACCTGTGCCGGTCTCATCGTCGCCTCGAGCGACGCCGGCGACGACCGGGTCGACGAACTGGGGCTGCTCGACGCGTCGGTCGAGCGCAACGCCTTCGGTCGCCAGAAAGACAGCTTCGAAGCGCCACTCGAGGTATCTGGCCTCGAGGACCCGTATCCGGCAGTGTTCATCCGCGCGCCGGCGATCGACTCGGTCGGCGACGCCGAGGTGCTCGCGACGTGGGACGGTCGGCCAGTCGCGGTCCGAGACGGCCCGGTCGTCGGCACCGCGTTTCATCCCGAACTGACGCCCGATAGCCGGATTCACGGACTGGCCTTCTTCGAAAACGAGGCCGCAGCGGTTCCCAGACTCGAGGAGTCCGCATAG
- a CDS encoding DUF5518 domain-containing protein has protein sequence MTDWRAVFIGFVAMTVVGTFGLVVPGIGQLAAGLFGGFVAGYIAGGGLGSGFWHGLLAGALGGIIGGLLVGVAVGLAGLALGPLGGAISGAAGLGIFMIAVTISLVMALESAIAGAVGAALSA, from the coding sequence ATGACTGACTGGCGTGCCGTCTTCATCGGGTTCGTAGCCATGACTGTTGTCGGAACCTTCGGGCTCGTCGTCCCAGGCATCGGCCAGCTCGCTGCGGGGCTGTTCGGCGGCTTTGTCGCCGGCTACATCGCCGGTGGTGGGCTCGGCAGTGGCTTCTGGCACGGGTTGCTTGCGGGCGCGCTCGGTGGCATCATCGGCGGCTTGCTCGTCGGCGTCGCCGTCGGCCTCGCTGGCCTCGCGCTGGGTCCCCTCGGCGGCGCAATCTCCGGCGCTGCCGGGCTCGGCATCTTTATGATTGCCGTCACGATCTCGTTGGTCATGGCACTCGAGAGCGCAATCGCCGGTGCCGTCGGTGCGGCGCTCAGTGCTTGA
- a CDS encoding bifunctional nuclease family protein yields MQASIDAVRVAGTPQGPVPVVVLAIESEDDVVPIFIGFEEATSIARGIEAEDIGRPLTHDLLLDVMEELGSRIDRVVINEIEAREDGRGGTYIADLHLETPRGETVIDARPSDSLALAARTNAPIEVTEGVFADGRDDSEKFADLKDIRNVSGEL; encoded by the coding sequence ATGCAGGCATCCATCGACGCGGTTCGCGTCGCGGGGACCCCGCAGGGGCCGGTTCCGGTGGTCGTCCTCGCCATCGAGAGCGAGGACGACGTCGTGCCGATTTTCATCGGCTTCGAGGAGGCGACGAGTATCGCCCGCGGGATCGAGGCTGAAGACATCGGTCGGCCGCTGACCCACGATCTGTTGCTCGACGTGATGGAAGAACTGGGCAGTCGGATTGACCGCGTCGTCATCAACGAGATCGAGGCACGCGAGGACGGTCGCGGCGGCACCTACATCGCCGATCTGCATCTCGAGACGCCCCGTGGCGAGACGGTCATCGACGCCCGACCGAGCGACTCGCTCGCGCTGGCGGCCCGAACGAACGCGCCGATCGAGGTCACCGAGGGGGTCTTCGCGGACGGTCGAGACGACAGCGAAAAGTTCGCCGACCTCAAAGATATCCGCAACGTGTCGGGTGAGCTGTAA
- the hisE gene encoding phosphoribosyl-ATP diphosphatase yields the protein MDEILEELFAVIEDRKETLPEDSYTASLFTHEKGENAVLEKLGEESTELVLAAKDDDHEEIAHEGADIIYHLLVLLSMKDMDLADLEAELEARR from the coding sequence ATGGACGAGATACTCGAAGAACTGTTCGCTGTCATCGAAGACCGAAAGGAAACGTTGCCCGAAGACTCCTACACTGCCTCGCTGTTTACCCACGAGAAGGGCGAAAACGCGGTGTTAGAGAAACTCGGCGAAGAGTCAACCGAACTCGTTCTTGCGGCCAAAGACGACGATCACGAGGAGATCGCCCACGAGGGGGCCGACATCATCTATCATCTGCTCGTGTTGCTCTCGATGAAGGACATGGACTTAGCGGATCTCGAGGCGGAACTCGAGGCTCGGCGCTGA
- the engB gene encoding GTP-binding protein EngB — protein MIEFDTRPNREAEVALVGRSNVGKSTLMRELTGHSFDTGGKPGVTREPNHYDWAPEDFVITDLPGFGFMSGVDEDLREEIKTEIVHYLEAYADNILVAVLVVDGKSVIDIIDRHSGPDEIPYDVEMFHFLRELDIPTVVAVNKMDKVDDEDERLNELCDRLGLYPPWKQWQEVIAPISAKKGQLEPLHEAVREHLHEQNRDDLFKFF, from the coding sequence ATGATCGAGTTCGATACCCGCCCCAATCGGGAGGCCGAAGTCGCCCTCGTCGGCCGCTCGAACGTGGGCAAGTCCACGCTCATGCGCGAGCTGACCGGCCACAGCTTCGACACCGGCGGCAAACCCGGCGTCACCCGCGAGCCCAACCACTACGACTGGGCTCCCGAGGACTTCGTCATCACCGACCTCCCCGGCTTCGGCTTCATGAGCGGCGTCGACGAGGATCTCCGCGAGGAGATCAAAACCGAGATCGTCCACTATCTCGAGGCGTACGCCGACAACATCCTCGTCGCCGTCCTCGTCGTCGACGGCAAGAGCGTCATCGACATCATCGACCGCCACTCCGGCCCCGACGAGATCCCCTACGACGTCGAGATGTTCCACTTCCTGCGGGAACTGGACATCCCGACCGTCGTCGCCGTCAACAAGATGGACAAAGTCGACGACGAAGACGAGCGGCTGAACGAACTCTGTGACCGCCTCGGCCTGTATCCGCCGTGGAAACAGTGGCAAGAGGTCATCGCACCGATCAGCGCGAAGAAGGGACAACTCGAGCCGCTGCACGAGGCCGTCCGGGAGCATCTCCACGAGCAGAACCGCGACGATCTGTTCAAATTCTTCTAA
- a CDS encoding TIGR00341 family protein, translating into MRLVQLTVPTGKRQAILEALDERKIDYVVTDEKSSREYTAVVYFPLPDAAVEPVLDEIQETGIDEDAYTVVVDAETVVSRRFQALREEYEDGNVGSDRISRQELQAEADDLTPSLPVYVVMTVISAIVATAGLLLDSPAVVVGSMVIAPLIGPALGASVGTVVDDEELFTESVTYQIIGVVLAIGAAAIFALTARTTNIIPPGLVLSNVGEISERLAPDLLSLVIALGAGVAGVVSIATGTSVALVGVMIAAALIPPAGVAGISLAWGQPSAAIGATVLVLVNLLSVNLAGLLTLWYAGYRPENLFSLGETEQRVRKRIIGLALVVLLFAVFLGGISYASYETATFEQDARDEVLQVLTQEQYESYELLESEVVMDTDYPFRNPQRVIVTIGGPPDASVPELADTLDERINAHADGSVRVQVRYVEILER; encoded by the coding sequence GTGCGGCTCGTACAGTTGACGGTCCCGACGGGCAAGCGCCAAGCGATCCTCGAGGCCCTCGACGAGCGGAAGATCGATTACGTCGTGACCGACGAGAAGAGCAGTCGAGAGTATACGGCAGTTGTCTACTTTCCGCTGCCGGACGCGGCCGTCGAACCGGTGCTCGACGAGATCCAAGAGACGGGCATCGACGAGGACGCATACACGGTCGTCGTCGACGCGGAGACGGTCGTTTCCCGGCGGTTTCAGGCGCTGCGCGAGGAGTACGAGGACGGCAACGTCGGCTCGGATCGAATCTCGCGCCAGGAACTGCAGGCGGAAGCCGACGACCTGACACCGAGTTTGCCCGTCTACGTGGTGATGACGGTCATCAGCGCCATCGTCGCGACTGCGGGGCTGTTGTTGGACTCGCCGGCGGTCGTCGTCGGATCGATGGTGATCGCGCCGCTGATCGGCCCAGCGCTCGGGGCCAGCGTCGGGACCGTCGTCGACGACGAGGAACTGTTCACGGAGAGCGTCACCTACCAGATTATCGGCGTCGTGCTCGCCATCGGAGCGGCCGCGATCTTCGCGCTGACCGCCCGCACGACGAACATCATTCCGCCGGGGCTCGTCCTGTCGAACGTCGGTGAAATCTCCGAGCGGCTCGCGCCGGACCTGCTGTCGCTCGTGATCGCGCTCGGCGCGGGCGTCGCCGGCGTTGTCAGCATTGCGACGGGAACCTCCGTCGCGCTGGTCGGCGTCATGATCGCGGCGGCGTTGATCCCGCCTGCTGGCGTCGCGGGGATCTCGCTCGCGTGGGGCCAGCCGTCGGCGGCGATCGGTGCGACGGTGCTCGTCCTCGTCAACCTGCTCTCTGTGAATCTCGCCGGCCTCTTGACGCTGTGGTACGCCGGCTACCGGCCGGAGAACCTGTTCTCGCTCGGTGAAACCGAACAGCGCGTGCGAAAGCGGATCATCGGGCTCGCACTCGTCGTCCTCCTCTTCGCGGTGTTTCTCGGCGGGATTTCGTATGCCTCTTACGAGACTGCGACCTTCGAACAGGACGCTCGCGACGAAGTCCTGCAGGTCCTCACACAGGAGCAATACGAGAGCTACGAACTGCTCGAGTCCGAAGTCGTGATGGATACCGACTATCCGTTCCGCAATCCACAGCGGGTGATCGTGACGATCGGCGGCCCGCCGGATGCATCGGTACCCGAACTGGCCGACACCCTCGATGAGCGGATCAACGCCCACGCCGACGGGTCAGTCAGGGTTCAGGTCAGGTATGTCGAAATCCTCGAGCGGTGA
- a CDS encoding ATP-binding protein translates to MPYETTRAHLLDELERIGTLLEACIENTDTIPAGEALATVAEVELADESVTLSYGLPVETVHHLIDRAARIDERCQQSPSAVTLRLQRLADRFGLSRAHLDVFVLALAPELDADYQGFFRELHGDAITHPTVGLIGELFSRTEPQRLAATALVGQRSPLRQHDLVSLSAPVEPSHSRQHRLVTVDSRLVSYLEGHVDLDPTLEQVATLTAPDRSLDDLRLEPHVRDRLASLAATDVAGGRYYFHGPAGSERDDAIEALADDRLLRASLPAVLETNEEGDGNALERLHREALLQDCSVHLTNADALRKRDTKYTLETVFDRFADLEAPLFVTGTEAWRPTGTTVAIDAILEFPRPSIDLRLAFWEDNVDALPDVVEPSTLAGTFDLTQGQLEAALATARSLADGDDLTATDVYEGCRAQSDDGLDELAHRIEPASDWDDIKLRDGTDRELRLLRDHITEKARIYGEWGFDEVGSRAAGVVALFKGPSGTGKTMAAEVLAADVGMALYKVDLSTVVSKYIGETEENLERIFQAGAQSNAMLLFDEADSIFGDRADVNDATDRYANAEVNYLLQRIERYEGVVVLTTNNAANIDDAFERRIDHTVWFPKPEPPVREAIWRTAFPENAPTGDLEYDLLAAIELTGGQIAKICRLAAIMASRDECIEMRHVVRAIEATVSTRQLYPLETSEYSHLLRSVDTAVEPDDDHGQAFDEKAGERSPEDVVRLFVDLLADGEGDRAHELYHSRTLADEFSHKEQLILSRGELSIVGGIERVRDDDDRVVLKLTRACNGNRTTQSYELRPEDGAWRIFDLERTRETTAAFER, encoded by the coding sequence ATGCCCTACGAGACCACACGAGCACATCTGTTGGACGAACTCGAGCGAATCGGAACCCTCCTCGAGGCGTGTATAGAAAACACGGACACGATCCCGGCAGGGGAGGCACTGGCGACTGTAGCGGAGGTCGAATTGGCAGACGAGTCTGTGACCCTGTCATATGGACTGCCCGTCGAGACGGTTCACCACCTCATCGACCGCGCAGCCCGGATCGACGAGCGCTGTCAGCAGTCACCGTCAGCTGTCACACTTCGGCTGCAGCGTCTGGCCGACCGCTTCGGACTATCTCGAGCGCATCTCGACGTGTTCGTGCTGGCACTCGCCCCCGAACTCGACGCCGACTATCAGGGCTTTTTCCGTGAACTACACGGCGACGCGATAACGCACCCGACGGTCGGCCTGATCGGCGAGTTGTTCTCCCGAACCGAACCACAGCGGCTGGCCGCCACCGCGCTGGTAGGGCAACGATCCCCGCTTCGCCAGCACGATCTGGTATCGCTTTCAGCGCCAGTCGAGCCGAGTCACTCGAGACAGCACCGTCTCGTAACCGTCGATTCCCGCCTCGTCTCGTATCTCGAGGGACACGTCGACCTCGATCCTACGCTAGAACAGGTCGCAACTCTCACAGCACCCGATCGATCCCTCGATGACCTCCGCCTCGAGCCACACGTCCGCGATCGACTCGCGTCGCTTGCAGCGACCGACGTGGCCGGCGGTCGCTACTACTTCCACGGGCCGGCGGGTAGCGAACGCGATGACGCGATCGAGGCACTGGCAGACGACAGACTGCTCCGTGCGTCGCTGCCGGCGGTCCTCGAGACAAACGAGGAGGGTGATGGGAACGCACTCGAGCGACTCCATCGAGAGGCACTGCTCCAGGATTGTTCGGTCCACCTCACGAACGCCGACGCGCTCCGCAAGCGGGATACTAAGTACACGCTCGAGACGGTTTTCGACCGGTTTGCCGACCTCGAAGCACCGCTGTTCGTGACCGGGACCGAGGCGTGGCGACCGACGGGGACGACCGTTGCGATCGACGCCATCCTCGAGTTCCCGCGGCCCTCGATCGACCTGCGCCTGGCGTTTTGGGAAGACAACGTCGATGCCCTGCCCGACGTCGTCGAGCCGTCGACACTGGCCGGCACGTTCGATCTCACGCAGGGACAACTCGAGGCGGCGCTGGCAACCGCACGATCGCTGGCCGACGGCGACGACCTCACTGCGACGGATGTCTACGAGGGCTGTCGCGCCCAGTCCGACGACGGGCTCGACGAACTCGCCCACCGGATCGAGCCTGCAAGCGACTGGGACGACATCAAGCTTCGCGATGGGACCGACCGCGAACTTCGGCTGCTGCGCGATCACATCACGGAGAAGGCGCGTATCTACGGTGAGTGGGGCTTCGACGAGGTCGGCTCGCGAGCCGCCGGCGTAGTCGCACTCTTCAAAGGCCCGTCGGGAACGGGGAAGACGATGGCCGCGGAGGTGCTCGCCGCCGACGTCGGGATGGCGCTGTACAAGGTCGACCTCTCGACGGTCGTCTCGAAGTACATCGGTGAGACCGAGGAGAACTTAGAACGGATCTTTCAAGCTGGCGCCCAGTCGAACGCGATGTTGCTGTTCGACGAGGCGGATTCGATCTTTGGCGACCGCGCCGACGTGAACGACGCGACCGACCGCTACGCCAACGCCGAGGTCAACTATCTGCTCCAGCGCATCGAACGCTACGAAGGCGTCGTCGTACTAACGACGAACAACGCAGCGAACATCGACGACGCGTTCGAGCGCCGGATCGACCACACGGTGTGGTTCCCGAAACCTGAACCGCCGGTTCGCGAAGCGATCTGGCGGACCGCCTTCCCCGAGAACGCACCGACCGGCGACCTCGAGTACGACCTCCTCGCAGCCATCGAGCTAACGGGCGGCCAGATCGCGAAGATTTGCCGGCTGGCGGCGATCATGGCCAGCCGCGACGAGTGCATCGAGATGCGACACGTCGTTCGTGCGATCGAAGCCACCGTTAGCACGCGACAGCTCTATCCGCTCGAGACGAGCGAGTACAGCCACCTCCTCCGGAGCGTCGACACCGCGGTCGAACCAGACGACGACCACGGCCAAGCGTTCGACGAGAAGGCAGGCGAGCGCTCGCCCGAAGACGTCGTCCGGCTGTTCGTCGACCTGCTTGCCGACGGCGAGGGCGACCGGGCTCACGAACTGTACCACTCCCGGACGCTCGCCGACGAGTTCTCGCACAAAGAGCAGCTGATCCTCTCACGCGGCGAACTGTCGATCGTTGGCGGGATCGAGCGCGTTCGAGACGACGACGATCGAGTCGTACTGAAGCTGACCCGAGCGTGCAACGGGAACCGGACAACCCAATCGTACGAGCTACGGCCCGAAGACGGTGCCTGGCGGATCTTCGACCTCGAGCGCACCCGCGAGACGACCGCCGCGTTCGAGCGGTGA
- a CDS encoding four-helix bundle copper-binding protein produces the protein MALQQLETAHSDEQMQACIDDCLEAAQVCEWCADASADDGEEMARCIRLCRDVADIASLHARFMARNSGYHDELGELCADLCEECAEECEQHDHDHCQACAEILPECAESCREMAGA, from the coding sequence ATGGCGCTCCAACAACTCGAAACCGCGCATTCGGACGAGCAGATGCAAGCATGTATCGACGACTGCCTCGAGGCCGCCCAGGTCTGCGAGTGGTGTGCCGACGCCAGCGCGGACGACGGCGAAGAGATGGCCCGCTGTATTCGGCTCTGCCGTGACGTCGCCGACATCGCGTCGCTACACGCCCGATTCATGGCCCGCAACTCGGGGTATCACGACGAGCTCGGCGAACTCTGTGCGGACCTCTGTGAGGAGTGTGCCGAAGAGTGCGAGCAACACGACCACGACCACTGCCAGGCCTGCGCGGAGATCCTGCCGGAGTGTGCCGAGAGCTGTCGAGAGATGGCTGGGGCCTGA
- a CDS encoding DUF4157 domain-containing protein has protein sequence MTAASDELPHSIGGLGAAERLERVKEQTESPTERTTNDPCSDKHWHRGVSTSLQRTASARDTGPAGETQVPDSVRDVISSPGRSLDPSIQRAMEDRMGDSLGDVRIHTGSKAAQACEHINARAFTVGNHVAFNSGEYDPESAEGQHVLAHELAHVRQQTGGAISMLPQEDLGLEIDPDPQLEREAEKTAQQVMRGGELGIQRLGKTDVHIQRSIKNRASSLKDRLFGKTDEASLSLNDIDESSGVDERLYALAENQDQLQAKVDELSTTLEGSLLETVRDAGTGEALKIGMTEVGQESGIPFGKTMGSLAGSALQAIYNNRQKVLEILGFKPESTSDEARETESSNRPDRVPGPEVM, from the coding sequence ATGACAGCAGCCAGTGACGAACTTCCCCACTCGATCGGCGGTCTCGGTGCCGCCGAACGGCTCGAGCGAGTGAAAGAGCAAACCGAATCACCCACCGAACGGACGACGAACGATCCGTGTTCCGACAAACACTGGCATCGTGGTGTTTCAACGTCGCTCCAGCGAACCGCGTCGGCACGGGACACGGGCCCAGCCGGTGAGACACAGGTTCCCGACTCGGTCCGGGATGTCATTTCCTCGCCTGGCCGGTCGCTGGATCCGTCGATCCAGCGCGCGATGGAAGACCGGATGGGTGATTCGCTGGGCGACGTGCGGATCCACACCGGGTCGAAGGCGGCGCAGGCCTGCGAGCACATCAACGCTCGAGCGTTCACCGTCGGGAATCACGTCGCCTTCAATTCTGGCGAATACGACCCCGAATCGGCGGAAGGCCAGCACGTGCTCGCCCACGAGTTAGCACACGTCCGCCAGCAGACCGGCGGGGCGATCTCGATGCTGCCGCAGGAGGATCTGGGCCTCGAGATCGATCCTGATCCACAGTTAGAGCGGGAAGCCGAGAAAACTGCTCAGCAAGTGATGCGAGGCGGTGAGTTGGGCATTCAGCGTCTCGGTAAAACGGATGTTCACATTCAGCGCTCGATCAAGAATCGGGCATCATCACTGAAAGATCGATTGTTCGGAAAAACTGACGAAGCCAGTCTGTCGCTCAACGATATCGACGAGAGTTCCGGCGTCGACGAGCGTCTCTACGCGCTGGCAGAGAACCAAGACCAACTGCAGGCTAAAGTCGATGAACTATCGACCACACTCGAGGGGAGCCTTTTGGAGACGGTTCGTGATGCCGGGACTGGCGAAGCGCTCAAGATAGGAATGACGGAAGTTGGGCAGGAGTCAGGGATCCCCTTTGGCAAAACTATGGGTTCGCTTGCAGGGAGTGCGCTCCAAGCAATTTACAACAACCGACAGAAGGTGCTCGAGATTCTCGGATTCAAGCCCGAGTCCACTTCCGATGAAGCACGGGAAACTGAGTCGAGCAATCGTCCTGATAGAGTGCCTGGTCCCGAGGTGATGTAA
- a CDS encoding NOG1 family protein: MIFEDLPTTPTSEELIDKAFSRAARAGKAKGGLEAQQSMLQTAANIISDNLENVVTAWPDFEYDAHPFYYELADAIVDVDRLRQALSEVMWASRKAREIHEEYQPRLRKTDVDTARKHRKQAFARLADIVEQIDDHLLYINESRNDLRDLPEINPDEPTIVVAGYPNVGKSSFVNDVTSARGETASYPFTTKGIGLGHFERDHIRYQIVDTPGLLDRPPQDRNAIESQAVSAIEHLADCMLVMVDPTGECGYPIGSQLELRDSIAAQFEDVPVLTVANKADRFETDELDPEVAADYTMSVTTDSNVETVLEAAVEAIGYEPELPFEG; the protein is encoded by the coding sequence ATGATTTTCGAAGACCTTCCGACGACGCCCACGTCGGAAGAGTTGATCGACAAGGCGTTTTCGCGGGCAGCGCGGGCCGGCAAGGCCAAAGGCGGCCTCGAGGCCCAGCAGTCGATGCTCCAGACGGCGGCGAACATCATCTCCGACAACTTAGAGAACGTGGTGACGGCGTGGCCGGACTTCGAGTACGACGCGCATCCGTTTTATTACGAACTAGCGGACGCGATCGTCGACGTCGACCGACTCCGGCAGGCGCTGTCGGAAGTGATGTGGGCCAGCCGGAAGGCCCGCGAGATCCACGAGGAGTACCAGCCGCGACTGCGCAAGACCGACGTCGACACCGCGCGCAAACACCGCAAGCAGGCCTTCGCCCGACTCGCAGACATCGTCGAGCAGATCGACGACCACCTGCTCTATATCAACGAATCGCGAAACGACCTGCGCGATCTGCCCGAGATCAACCCCGACGAGCCGACGATCGTCGTCGCCGGCTACCCCAACGTCGGCAAGTCGTCGTTCGTCAACGACGTTACCAGCGCCCGCGGCGAGACCGCCTCCTACCCCTTCACGACGAAGGGAATCGGTCTCGGCCACTTCGAGCGCGACCATATCCGCTATCAGATCGTCGACACGCCCGGCCTGCTTGACCGCCCGCCACAGGATCGCAACGCGATCGAATCGCAAGCGGTCAGCGCTATCGAGCACCTCGCCGACTGCATGCTCGTCATGGTCGATCCCACCGGTGAATGCGGCTACCCGATCGGCTCACAGCTCGAGCTTCGGGACTCGATCGCCGCCCAGTTCGAGGACGTCCCGGTGTTGACGGTCGCGAACAAGGCAGACCGGTTCGAGACGGACGAACTCGATCCAGAGGTCGCCGCCGACTACACCATGAGCGTCACGACCGACTCGAACGTCGAGACCGTGCTCGAGGCCGCCGTCGAGGCGATCGGGTACGAGCCCGAGTTGCCGTTCGAGGGCTAA